The Oncorhynchus mykiss isolate Arlee chromosome 20, USDA_OmykA_1.1, whole genome shotgun sequence genomic sequence tccccagaatataagatatgcatattattagtagattttgatagaaaacactctgaagtttttaaaactgtttgaatcatgtctgtgagtataacagaacttatttagcaggcgaaacccagaggacaaaccattcagaccATTTTGGGGGgtgtcactctcttttcaatgtgtttcattgggaatccagatttctaagggaccttcttgcaattcctaccgcttccactggatgtcaccagtctttagaaattggttgaggttattcctttgtgtaatgaagatgtagcactgttcagaacgagggtcacttgtagtgtactgttagatagaggcacgtgaccagaaagctagctacagtttgttttcctcctgtattgaacacagatcatcccgtcttcaatttgatctattatttacgtaaaaaaaatacctaaagttttattacaaaagtagtttgaaatgtttaggcaaagtttacaggtaacttttgagatattttgtagtcacgttacgcaagttggaaccggtgtttttctggatcaaacgcgccaaataaattgacattttggatatatattgacggatttaatcgaacaaaattaccatttgtgacgtttatgggacatattggagtgccaacaaaagaagctcctCAAAGGTAAGGcgtgaattatatttttatttctatgtttctctctttgtttactatggtgctatcctcagataatagcattgtttgctttcgccgaaaagcctttttgaaatctgacatgttggctggattcgcAACAAGtctagctttaatttgctatcttgcatgtgtgatttaatgaaagttaaatttttatagtaatttatttgaatttggcaccctgcattttccctggcttttggccaggtgggacatatcccagagaggttaactgactatagctcagcatttaacacatagtaccctccaagcgcatcattaagcttgaggccccgggtctgaaccccgccctgtgcaactgggtcctggacttcctgacgggcagcatccctggtggtgaaggtaggaaaaaaCACCTCCATTtcattgatcctcaacactggggtcccacaagaatgagtgctcagccccctcctgtactcactgttcacccatgactgcgtgtccatgcacgcctccatctcaatcatcaagtttgcagacgacacaacctGATTaccgacgagacagcctacagggaggaggtgagggccctgggagtgtggtgccaggaaactAACCTCTCACCCAGagtaaacaaaacaaaggagctgatcgtggacttcaggaaacagcagagggagcactcccctatccacatagatgggaccacagtggagaaggtagaaagcttcaaattcctcggcgtacacatcactgacaaactgaaatggtccacccacagagagagtgtggtgaagaaggcgcaacagtgcctcttcaacctcaggaggctgaagacatttggcttggcacctaaaaacctcacaaacttttacagatgcccaattgagagcatcctgtcaggctgtaccaccacctggtacagcaactgcaccacccgcaactgcaggtctctccagagccccaagcatcaccgggtgcaaactacctgtcctccaggacacctacagcaaacgatgtcacaggaaggccaaaaatatcatcaagacCAACAACCACTCGCGCCACTGCCTGTTCAGCCCATTACCATccaggcaaggtcagtacaggtgcatcaaagctgagaccgagaaCCTGAAAAACAGCGTCAATCTAAAAGCCATCTGACTGTTAAAtcgccatcactagcacattagagacttgaaatcattggccactttaataatgtttatatattttgcttctcatatgtatgtattgtattctatcctattctactgtatcttatatatgccactctgacattgctctcCCAAATATTGATATATTCTTAAAtcaattcctttactttagatttgtgtgttttgttgtgaaattgttagatattacttgttagatattactgcactgttagagctagaaacacaagcattttgctacacctgcaataacatatgctaaacacgtgtatgtgacaaatacaatttgatttgatttgatttgagtactttggagcaggttttcgtcaaggatctctctgtacttcgctttgttgatctttctctcgatcctgactagtctcccagtccctgctgctgaaaaacatccccacagcatgatgctactaccaccacgcttcaccatagggatggtgccaggtttcctccagaagtgacctGGCATTCAgacaaaagagttcaatcttggtttcatcagaccacaaaatcttgtttctcatggtctgagaatctttaggtgacttttggcaaactccaagcgggctgtcatgtgccttttactgaggaggggcttccatctggccactctaccataaaggcctgattagtggagtgctgcagagatggttgcccttctggaaggttctcccatctccacagaggcactctggagctctgtcagagtgaccatcaggtcctTAGTCACtgccctgaccaaggcccttctccccttgtggctcagtttggccgggcgtccagctctaggaagagtcttggtggttccaaatttcttccatttaagaatgatgtgttCTTAGGGATCTTCAATACTGGATAATTTTTTTGGTACCtctccctagatctgtgcctcgacacaatcatgtctcggcgctctacgaaTGATCATATGGGCATGTATTCCAGCAGTTTCCAATGTCATCTTTTTTTACTGTTGCCTAGGTTTTAATTTGGACCAATTTGTATATAATTCTTTGACCATATGTACCTCTGTGATTAATTATGATTGACTATGCACAaaagtgaattatatattttGGGATGTGAGCACTCAGCCTGTTTGACCTGAGGAAGATCCGTTTCAATCTAAACATTGTCAATAAAGTTGCGAATTTGGAGCATAAACAGTGTGTGGGCCTTCCTGTTCATTATTAGttaacataccccccccccccataacttCCCCTGTGACCTTGCCTATAGTGGTCATTTGACCTCTTAAGATTATCAGCAACATTTGATTGGAATTTATGGGGGGCattttttttgtgattttttttgtatTCAAATTGAATGAATGAACATGTAATCAATCTATTGGTTGTTAGTAGGAGCTTTACGCTTCCTGAAAACCCAATAGGCTGAAATGTTTGCTTTGTTAGAATGCTGACTCACTCACCTCTGTCTAGTAATAAGGTTTATGTAGTGTCGTAGCGCCGTGTTGtatctggcccattcctccggaGGCGCGTTGTTGTCGGGGCTCACAGGCTTGGGCGGGTAGGCATCTGCGAAGGTGCCCAGACTAACCAGCACGCACACGAGGAGGGCTACGAGGATCACCCAGGGTCTCATTATGTTGGCCATCTGTAAATAAAGAATGTAGTCAAACATTTCCCTGAAAACAGCTGGACATAGTTTTGTTTAAGGTAAAGCTGTTGATGAGTAAGATTTTGTATTTTTGAATGGAGGATTCATTAGAGACGCGTTAGGTCTCGTGCTCGGTCTATGGTGCCGAAATGTGTGCCAAAAGTTGTTTACGAAATAAATAAATTGGTCTTCAACCTATTGATTTTACAGTGCTAGGGAACATTCTGGAAGTGTTAAGTAATGATAATGAAGAATCGCTTTTGTACTCTAACATTCGGACATGCTACTGCAATTGGTCGTTCTTGAATTGCGGTGGCAGTTGCGTTCCTTGCCTTTGCAATCATGAAAAACACTTTCAAATGACAAACAGTTACACATGTATGTTTTTGTTTATATTGAAGTGTTTATGATGTGTCCCTAAGTGTTATGTAATTGGTGTTACCACTTTGAAAATTACTCATTACAAAGGATACACAAGGACCTTGAGCATTCCCTCCAGTGGCAAACCGTTTTTGGGGAGTGGTCTTTATTAATAAAAATGATTAACTAATCACACCCTTTTAGTATGTCCTAAATTGTAGGATTCCATTGATCATGTAGTGTGTCTAAATGTTACTAAGGGTTAAAGGGTTAATACATTACCCTATATTTGGGCATTTGTTGCCTCCATTTAAGAAAATCCTCAATTATCAAAAATATGTCATAGGTGTTATCATCATTGGTGTTACTACTCCTAGGGTGAAGTCAGCATTAGTGGGACACTTTTTGGTGAATCACTATGTATAAAATCGAAATCAACCTACCCTACTCAACGAATGTTTATTTCAATGAATGTTTATGATGAAACAAGTTGATAGTTCATTATTTGGTGGATGCTACAATCGCTAAAACAACATCAGACCCATACCTTTGCTAAAGTGTGTCTTTCAGTTGTAGTGGGACACTTTAGTAGAtgttttatttaacgaggcaagtcagttaagaacaaattcttatttacaataacagcctaggaacagtgggttaactgccttgttcaggggcagaatgacagatctttaccttgtcagctcggggattcaatccggcaacctttcaggttactggcccagcgctctcaccactaggctaccagcggCCTAGTAGATGAAGTAGAGAACACTTTGCAGGGGCTTATAGATAACACACTCTCCATGCCCTTGCAAAAGTGATGTTGGGACATTCCCAAGCTCTCCGTGAAACTCTAACTAAAGCACTCTGGAGTCCGCACAGCTTTGACTTGATCCTGAAGCAACTCTATTATTCCCCAAATGTTGTCCACTTTCATAAACGTAGCCTCTTTTCTATCCTTACTTTCTTACATGCCATTGTCCTTTGTTTCCTTTCTTCCCTACCCGTTATTTTTCTTGTATTCCTTCCAATgttatattattgttatattatgCTGTTTATGTGCTATATAGTGTCTAGAATACATTTTAAGTTGTTATAAACTGCTACAACAGCATATTTTAAAGGCCTAGTGCAGTCAAACAACTgattttttctgtgttttatgtacagtgagtgtac encodes the following:
- the LOC110499577 gene encoding peptide Y-like isoform X2, with the translated sequence MANIMRPWVILVALLVCVLVSLGTFADAYPPKPVSPDNNAPPEEWARYNTALRHYINLITRQRYGKRSSPESAMAWLLFGDESEGDLTARWQ
- the LOC110499577 gene encoding peptide Y-like isoform X1, which translates into the protein MANIMRPWVILVALLVCVLVSLGTFADAYPPKPVSPDNNAPPEEWARYNTALRHYINLITRQRYGKRSSPESAMAWLLFGDESEGDLTARSDGSDLW